Below is a genomic region from Dechloromonas denitrificans.
CAGGCGCGGGTGTGGCAGGATCAGGCGTGGCAGGTCGATTTCGAGGTCGTTGTAGAGCAGGACGTCAAGATCGAGGGTGCGCGGGCCGTTGCGTTCGGCCCGGATGCGACCGAAGCGTTGTTCGAGGTCGAGCAGCGCATCGAGCAGGGCTTCGGGCGCCAAGGTCGTTTCGAGTGCGGCAACGGCATTGATGAAATCAGGCTGTTCGGTAATCCCGACCGGTGCCGTTCGGTATAGCGAGGAGCAATGTACGACACGGCTTTCCGGCAGGTTGGCCAGGGCGCCGAAGGCCGCACGCACGGTACTGG
It encodes:
- the folK gene encoding 2-amino-4-hydroxy-6-hydroxymethyldihydropteridine diphosphokinase, whose translation is MNLAYVALGANLGDPASTVRAAFGALANLPESRVVHCSSLYRTAPVGITEQPDFINAVAALETTLAPEALLDALLDLEQRFGRIRAERNGPRTLDLDVLLYNDLEIDLPRLILPHPRLHLRAFVLQPLAEIAPNLQLPRRGPISAWLPAVANQGCTRL